A genome region from Myxococcales bacterium includes the following:
- a CDS encoding DUF4476 domain-containing protein: MLTRFALPALAAAAALIATAPLVHESAQARPTHPVRPMPPPDHGGGYNGGGFEQLRNENAALRAELAQYRTAVADGLTRLDAIARTSRDRRTTVRLRRTIDDLRGQLASPGRGWDDGGWTQPPPPDGWTQPQPQPPPGGWPQPPPRGGDGPWANDPSYGAMPAGDFQRLQDQLAAARFPSDQLALIGVAAPRNRFTVDQVIALMQVLAFDDARIEVAVLLAPRVIDGQRWHLVFDALQFSSSRDTLRQRVQP; encoded by the coding sequence ATGCTGACCCGCTTCGCCCTCCCCGCCCTCGCGGCCGCCGCCGCGCTCATCGCCACCGCTCCGCTGGTCCACGAGTCGGCCCAGGCCCGCCCGACCCACCCGGTCCGCCCGATGCCCCCGCCCGACCACGGCGGCGGCTACAACGGCGGCGGGTTCGAGCAGCTGCGCAACGAGAACGCCGCGCTGCGCGCCGAGCTCGCGCAGTACCGCACCGCGGTCGCCGACGGCCTCACCCGGCTCGACGCGATCGCGCGCACCAGCCGCGATCGCCGCACGACCGTGCGCTTGCGCCGTACCATCGACGACCTGCGCGGCCAGCTCGCGAGCCCCGGCCGCGGCTGGGACGACGGCGGCTGGACCCAGCCGCCGCCGCCCGACGGCTGGACGCAGCCGCAGCCGCAGCCCCCGCCCGGCGGCTGGCCCCAGCCGCCGCCGCGTGGCGGCGACGGGCCCTGGGCCAACGACCCGAGCTACGGCGCGATGCCGGCCGGTGACTTCCAGCGCCTGCAGGACCAGCTCGCGGCCGCGCGGTTCCCCAGCGATCAGCTCGCGCTCATCGGCGTGGCCGCGCCGCGCAACCGCTTCACCGTCGATCAGGTCATCGCGCTGATGCAGGTGCTGGCGTTCGACGACGCGCGGATCGAGGTCGCGGTGCTGCTGGCGCCGCGGGTGATCGACGGCCAGCGCTGGCACCTGGTGTTCGACGCGCTGCAGTTCTCGAGCTCGCGCGACACGCTCCGCCAGCGGGTCCAGCCCTAG